From Gemmatimonas sp., a single genomic window includes:
- a CDS encoding AbrB/MazE/SpoVT family DNA-binding domain-containing protein: MVRELTLRQVGGSIGATIPKDMAERLHLEVGDRVLAIETDRGILLTPYDPDVEAGLAIAAEAAKKYRNALRELAK; the protein is encoded by the coding sequence ATGGTTCGTGAACTGACGTTGCGACAGGTTGGCGGTTCGATCGGAGCCACCATCCCCAAGGACATGGCCGAGCGGCTACACCTCGAGGTGGGCGACCGTGTGCTCGCGATCGAGACCGATCGTGGCATTCTGCTCACGCCCTACGACCCTGACGTCGAGGCCGGTTTGGCGATCGCGGCTGAGGCGGCCAAGAAGTACCGAAACGCACTCCGCGAACTGGCAAAGTAG
- the dps gene encoding DNA starvation/stationary phase protection protein Dps, which translates to MSKKTDLTTHFHTRINLPAETRAAMGMILNERLADYLDLERQAKQAHWNIRGARFQQLHELFDATAALAVGWSDELAERAGQLGVPAEGTLPVIAERSRLPKAPLVVDHADEWVRVVSDALACCANAARANIEEAADADDAITADLLTRITSETDKQLWFVESHLEPEPT; encoded by the coding sequence ATGTCAAAAAAGACCGACCTTACGACGCACTTTCATACCCGCATCAACCTGCCAGCCGAGACCCGCGCGGCCATGGGGATGATCCTGAACGAGCGCTTGGCCGACTATCTCGATCTCGAGCGACAGGCCAAGCAGGCCCACTGGAATATCCGTGGCGCCCGCTTCCAGCAGCTGCACGAACTGTTCGACGCCACGGCCGCCCTCGCGGTTGGCTGGTCTGACGAATTGGCCGAGCGCGCCGGTCAGCTTGGCGTCCCGGCTGAGGGCACGTTGCCGGTGATCGCCGAACGGAGTCGGCTGCCCAAGGCGCCGCTCGTGGTCGACCACGCCGACGAGTGGGTGCGCGTGGTGTCGGACGCGCTGGCCTGCTGCGCCAACGCGGCACGCGCCAACATCGAGGAAGCAGCGGACGCCGACGATGCCATTACCGCCGATCTGCTCACGCGCATTACCAGCGAGACCGACAAGCAGCTCTGGTTCGTGGAGTCGCACCTCGAACCAGAGCCGACGTAA
- a CDS encoding helicase C-terminal domain-containing protein gives MTGKRVVKAGAKTLGETRLSPKAASAVRVAIKLAGGNEVCFVCAVDDENLITTARVVFRGDVRSVLALPGVAERGELMLHNHPSGLLEPSDADLEVAARIHGNGVGFAIVDNEATRVYVVAEVPRSKQKLPVSLDDVDVTLGPYGLIAQTMQRVSGSRDYEDRPSQRAMAAAVTETFNRGGVALLEAGTGVGKSLGYLVPALRWAAANGERTIVSTNTITLQEQLVAKDLPFLQRALTDQKVRFALLKGWRNYLCLQRLEQARGAGAALFDAAGAGDVEQIAEWAEKTQDGSLADLPTPPRPDVWDEVAAEPDLCGRMKCSFYDKCFLFKARKEAAAADVVVVNHHLLLSDVAVRRQAQNWEDSAVLPAYKRLVIDEGHHLEDAAASHLGSSITRRALARLFNRLERRGKGLLPALAAKLGGFSDLHSVASLDLVQTRMVSSAATARDRTQLLFELLSAVLEGTGAPILRLTDDFQQHALWINGIEDTLADLLIEIASLSDGLRLVTERLESDQKRSEEMAPLLNEVRAVTRRLAGAGDSLSRGLQPPKDKDPVVRWMEFQGKPTATERNVAVHCVPLDLAPVLRDDLFGRVETTVITSATLATDGGFGFLEQRLGLDQGTFTKRTAIFESPFNYPRQALLVVPTDLPAPNEHPREHFAAVVQQMRDLIIASDGGLFGLFTSHRDVREMAQQLREMGMDGPTPLLVHGEEPRDVLLQRFRDSGRAVLLGTATFWEGVDVPGNALRGLLIAKLPFRVPTEPMVAAQCEAIEARGGNAFVEFMLPHASLRLKQGFGRLIRTATDSGVVVISDPRVVTKRYGRDLLNALPPAKRVTGPWGTVRDDVSRFYAGELAKR, from the coding sequence GTGACGGGCAAGCGTGTAGTGAAGGCCGGCGCGAAGACTCTCGGTGAGACGCGCCTGTCCCCGAAGGCCGCCAGCGCGGTGCGGGTGGCGATCAAGCTCGCCGGCGGGAACGAAGTGTGCTTCGTCTGCGCCGTTGACGACGAGAACCTGATCACGACGGCGCGCGTGGTGTTCCGCGGCGACGTGCGCAGTGTACTGGCGCTGCCGGGGGTGGCCGAGCGCGGCGAGTTGATGCTGCACAACCATCCGTCGGGATTGCTCGAACCGAGTGATGCAGATCTCGAAGTGGCGGCGCGCATTCACGGCAACGGTGTGGGCTTCGCCATCGTGGACAACGAGGCCACGCGTGTGTACGTGGTGGCGGAAGTGCCGCGCAGCAAACAGAAGCTGCCGGTGTCGCTCGACGATGTGGACGTCACGCTCGGGCCCTACGGTCTGATCGCGCAAACCATGCAGCGCGTGAGCGGGTCGCGCGACTACGAAGACCGGCCCAGTCAGCGCGCGATGGCGGCCGCGGTGACGGAGACATTCAATCGCGGTGGCGTGGCCCTTCTGGAAGCCGGCACGGGCGTTGGCAAGTCGTTGGGCTATCTCGTGCCCGCGTTGCGATGGGCGGCGGCCAACGGTGAACGCACGATCGTGTCGACCAACACGATCACGCTGCAGGAGCAGCTGGTCGCCAAGGATTTGCCGTTTTTGCAACGCGCGCTCACCGATCAAAAGGTGCGCTTCGCATTGTTGAAAGGATGGCGGAATTATCTCTGTCTCCAGCGCTTGGAGCAGGCGCGCGGGGCCGGGGCCGCCCTGTTCGATGCTGCTGGCGCCGGCGACGTGGAGCAGATCGCCGAATGGGCGGAGAAAACGCAGGACGGCTCGCTGGCCGACTTGCCGACACCGCCGCGTCCCGATGTGTGGGATGAGGTCGCGGCCGAGCCGGATCTGTGCGGGCGCATGAAGTGCTCGTTCTACGACAAGTGCTTCCTGTTCAAGGCGCGCAAGGAAGCGGCGGCGGCCGACGTCGTGGTGGTGAATCACCACCTGCTGCTGTCGGACGTTGCCGTACGGCGTCAGGCGCAGAACTGGGAAGACTCGGCCGTGTTACCCGCTTACAAGCGACTGGTGATCGACGAGGGCCATCATCTCGAAGATGCGGCCGCGTCGCACTTGGGCAGCTCGATCACGCGGCGCGCACTGGCTCGGTTGTTCAACCGACTCGAGCGCCGTGGCAAGGGATTGTTGCCGGCACTCGCGGCCAAGCTTGGCGGCTTCAGCGATTTGCACAGCGTGGCCAGTCTCGATCTGGTGCAAACGCGCATGGTATCGAGTGCGGCCACGGCGCGTGATCGCACACAGCTGCTGTTCGAACTGCTGTCGGCGGTGCTCGAGGGCACTGGTGCACCGATCTTGCGGCTCACCGACGATTTTCAGCAGCACGCGCTCTGGATCAACGGCATCGAAGACACGCTGGCCGATCTGCTCATCGAGATCGCGTCGCTTTCCGATGGGTTGCGGTTGGTGACGGAGCGATTGGAGAGCGATCAGAAGCGCAGTGAAGAGATGGCGCCGCTGCTGAACGAAGTGCGGGCGGTGACGCGCAGATTGGCGGGCGCCGGTGATTCGTTGTCGCGCGGACTGCAGCCGCCCAAGGATAAGGATCCCGTGGTGCGCTGGATGGAGTTCCAGGGCAAGCCGACCGCCACCGAGCGTAACGTGGCCGTGCATTGCGTGCCGCTGGACTTGGCGCCGGTGTTGCGCGACGACCTCTTCGGTCGCGTGGAGACGACGGTGATTACGAGTGCCACGCTGGCCACTGACGGCGGCTTCGGCTTTCTCGAACAGCGGCTGGGGCTCGACCAGGGCACGTTCACCAAGCGCACGGCGATCTTCGAGTCGCCGTTCAACTATCCGCGTCAGGCGCTGCTGGTGGTGCCCACGGATTTGCCGGCGCCGAACGAACATCCGCGCGAACACTTCGCGGCGGTCGTGCAGCAGATGCGCGACTTGATCATCGCGAGCGATGGCGGACTGTTCGGGCTGTTCACCAGCCATCGCGACGTGCGCGAGATGGCGCAGCAGCTGCGCGAGATGGGGATGGATGGACCGACTCCACTCTTGGTGCACGGTGAGGAGCCGCGCGATGTGTTGCTGCAGCGCTTTCGCGATTCCGGTCGCGCCGTGCTGCTGGGCACTGCGACTTTCTGGGAAGGAGTAGACGTGCCGGGCAACGCGCTGCGCGGTTTGCTGATCGCGAAGCTGCCCTTCCGCGTGCCCACCGAGCCCATGGTGGCGGCGCAGTGCGAAGCGATCGAAGCGCGCGGTGGCAATGCGTTCGTGGAGTTCATGCTACCGCATGCCTCGCTGCGCCTCAAGCAGGGCTTCGGCCGTCTCATCCGGACCGCCACCGACTCGGGGGTGGTCGTCATCAGTGACCCACGCGTGGTCACCAAGCGCTACGGGCGAGACTTGTTGAACGCGCTACCGCCGGCCAAAAGAGTGACCGGACCGTGGGGTACGGTGCGCGATGACGTGTCTCGGTTCTATGCGGGCGAACTGGCCAAGCGGTAG
- a CDS encoding fumarylacetoacetate hydrolase family protein gives MSTPSKIVCVGRNYVAHAREMGNDVPTEPMFFLKPPSSIIRDGDAIVLHPISSHIEFEGEIALVIGRRLTKATEEEALAGIAGVVALNDVTARDLQRSDSQWSRAKGMDTFCPIGPENPLPADLSGITLITRVNGVECQRATAADMVFPIPMLLSFISQFMTLEPGDIVATGTPAGTKALHPGDVVEVELVGLSIVTNPVVAGT, from the coding sequence ATGTCTACGCCGTCAAAGATCGTTTGCGTTGGCCGCAACTATGTCGCCCACGCCCGTGAAATGGGCAACGACGTGCCCACCGAGCCGATGTTCTTTCTCAAGCCGCCGTCGTCGATCATCCGTGATGGCGATGCGATCGTGCTGCATCCGATTTCGTCGCACATCGAATTCGAAGGTGAGATCGCGCTGGTGATTGGCCGTCGTCTCACCAAGGCCACCGAAGAAGAGGCTCTCGCCGGCATTGCCGGTGTGGTGGCGCTGAACGACGTGACCGCGCGCGATTTGCAGCGCAGCGACAGTCAGTGGTCGCGGGCCAAGGGGATGGACACCTTCTGCCCGATCGGCCCCGAGAACCCGCTCCCGGCCGATCTGTCCGGCATCACGCTGATCACCCGGGTGAATGGCGTGGAGTGTCAACGGGCTACCGCGGCCGACATGGTGTTTCCGATCCCGATGCTGCTGTCGTTCATCTCCCAGTTCATGACCCTCGAGCCGGGCGATATCGTGGCCACCGGCACCCCGGCAGGGACGAAAGCCCTGCACCCGGGCGATGTGGTCGAAGTCGAGCTGGTGGGGCTCAGCATCGTGACCAATCCCGTGGTTGCGGGCACCTGA
- a CDS encoding type II toxin-antitoxin system death-on-curing family toxin yields the protein MVVEATHLDQLREHGGLTGLRNEPGLEAAFARPKQKWHFDPNVDLALLAASYAFGLSTAHAFSDGNKRIAFLTAVIFLGLNGKELDATEPDVVATMTALAGGTLSEDELAMWIREHLVRRSR from the coding sequence TTGGTCGTCGAGGCCACGCATCTTGACCAGTTGCGCGAGCATGGGGGCTTGACCGGGCTTCGAAACGAACCTGGCCTGGAAGCAGCGTTCGCGCGACCGAAGCAGAAGTGGCATTTCGACCCGAACGTCGACCTCGCTCTGCTAGCTGCATCCTACGCCTTCGGACTATCCACGGCGCATGCGTTCAGCGACGGCAACAAGCGCATCGCCTTCCTCACCGCCGTCATCTTTCTCGGTCTGAACGGGAAAGAGCTGGATGCGACTGAACCCGATGTGGTCGCGACCATGACCGCGCTGGCGGGGGGCACGCTCTCGGAAGACGAGCTGGCGATGTGGATACGCGAGCACCTCGTTCGGCGGTCCCGCTAA
- the gltX gene encoding glutamate--tRNA ligase, which translates to MKRPRVRFAPSPTGFLHVGGARTALFNWLYAKKFDGDFLLRIEDTDRARSTDESTRAIFEGLEWLGLTWDEEVVYQGANVERHYADAHRLLDSGAAYRDFTPPSESERLRNEADARGESYRFDRDTAMLSEAEIADKLARNEPYAIRFMVPDGYTEWPDLVHERIAFPNKDIEDFIILRSDGTPVYNMAVVSDDIAMRITLVMRGDDHISNTPKQILLYRALGAEVPQFGHVPMIHGADGKKLSKRHGATAVGDYQHLGFLPQAMLNFLALLGWSPGEDIEVMQLPEMIERFSVHGLHAKAAIFDTKKLEWMNGQHLALIPIAELAQVVAPLFEKAGLATVAELESRPVWFHGVLELLRVRARLTDEIVQLATSFFGETVEYEAEAIGKQWRDAAVTGEILQATHDRLATLDTWEPAAMEEALRKLAEEKGISGGKIFQPLRVALTGKTVSPGIFEVLLYVGREHSLARVAAAVSFLKQDA; encoded by the coding sequence GTGAAGCGCCCCCGTGTGCGCTTCGCTCCGTCCCCGACTGGCTTTCTCCACGTCGGCGGCGCGCGTACCGCCCTTTTCAACTGGTTGTACGCGAAGAAGTTCGACGGCGACTTCCTGCTCCGCATCGAAGACACCGATCGCGCCCGCAGCACCGACGAAAGCACCCGCGCCATTTTTGAAGGGCTCGAGTGGCTCGGTCTCACGTGGGACGAAGAGGTCGTGTATCAGGGTGCCAACGTTGAGCGCCACTACGCCGATGCCCATCGCCTGCTCGACAGCGGCGCGGCGTACCGCGATTTCACGCCGCCGTCGGAGTCGGAGCGGCTGCGCAACGAGGCCGACGCCCGCGGCGAGTCATACCGCTTCGATCGCGACACGGCGATGCTGAGTGAGGCGGAGATCGCCGATAAGCTGGCGCGCAACGAGCCGTACGCCATCCGCTTCATGGTGCCCGATGGCTACACCGAGTGGCCCGACCTCGTGCACGAGCGCATCGCGTTCCCGAACAAGGACATAGAGGATTTCATCATCCTCCGGTCTGATGGCACGCCCGTGTACAACATGGCCGTGGTGAGCGACGACATCGCGATGCGCATCACGCTGGTGATGCGCGGTGACGATCACATCTCGAACACGCCGAAGCAGATCTTGTTGTATCGCGCGCTGGGCGCCGAGGTGCCGCAGTTCGGGCACGTACCGATGATTCACGGCGCCGACGGCAAGAAGCTGTCGAAGCGTCATGGCGCGACGGCGGTGGGCGACTATCAGCACTTGGGTTTCCTGCCGCAAGCGATGCTCAACTTCCTCGCGCTGCTGGGCTGGTCGCCGGGTGAGGACATCGAAGTGATGCAGCTGCCGGAGATGATCGAACGCTTCAGCGTGCATGGTCTGCACGCGAAAGCGGCGATCTTCGACACGAAGAAGCTGGAGTGGATGAACGGCCAGCACTTGGCGTTGATTCCGATCGCCGAGTTGGCGCAGGTGGTGGCGCCGCTGTTCGAGAAGGCGGGGCTGGCCACCGTGGCCGAGCTCGAGTCACGCCCCGTGTGGTTTCACGGCGTGCTGGAGCTTCTGCGCGTGCGGGCGCGTCTCACCGACGAGATCGTGCAGTTGGCCACCTCGTTCTTCGGCGAAACGGTGGAGTACGAGGCCGAGGCCATCGGTAAGCAGTGGCGTGATGCGGCAGTGACCGGCGAGATCCTGCAGGCCACACACGATCGACTGGCGACGCTCGACACATGGGAGCCGGCGGCGATGGAAGAGGCGCTGCGGAAGCTGGCCGAGGAGAAAGGCATTTCCGGCGGCAAGATCTTTCAGCCGCTGCGCGTGGCGCTCACGGGCAAGACGGTGAGCCCGGGCATTTTCGAGGTACTGCTGTATGTGGGTCGCGAGCACTCGCTGGCGCGTGTGGCGGCGGCGGTGTCGTTCTTGAAGCAGGACGCGTAG